The Poriferisphaera corsica DNA segment CCATCACAACCAACGTCGGCCTAAGCGCCTCATAGTTCTCAAGAAGATCGTCCCAGCTGCAATGCTTAACCCGCACACCGACACCATCCAGATGATGCATAGCCAGCTGTTGCAGATACCCCTCACCTGAAACCAAGACCGTTATCATGCCCATCTCAGCTCGCCCCGTAACTTCACCTTTAACAGGTAAGCCTTGATTGATTGAAGATACTTCAGTAGATCGTTCCACGCAGCAACTCCATCAATGGTTATTTCTTAACCCAATACCGAAAATTCACACCGTCCTTGTCCCATCCCAAACAACATCCACTCCCCAAACCGCTTGACCTCGTTGTGTTCTCTCCAATTCGAACACGACAATTTATACCCCCACAACGTCTGTGTTATGTAAGATTAATGTGAATCGCGTAATAACTTTCGCTTCAATGTCATCGTTAGGTCATCATAAAATCGATTTTCATACGCAGCTAACAATGGCCCCGTTTGGGCCTACTCGCTTTACCTAATCTAAATAAAAAAGACCACACCATATCGGCATAGCCTTCATTAACAATTCAGTAACACAAGTATCAAAAACTGAATTCAATCTGGCGAACGCTGCTCCCCTCGCCTACCCCTACACGATCACCGACCGCCCGTGACACATCATCACCAAACGCTAACCATAACCCAAGCAGTACAATCAATACCGCCATCACTGCCAGCATAATCTTGACCCAACTCCAAGGACGCTCTCCCTGCACTTCTCCCGTCCGCGCATTCACGACAATCCGGTACACCCGATCCTGATACCGATACGTGTTCGACCACACCGGCAACAAGATGTGCTTAAACGTAATCTCATCATACTGCGAGTTCACTGTAAAAATCCGTTGCTCATCCCCACCAATATCCCGCTTAATTTTTGTCCGAATATCGGGCTCCATCAACCCCTTCGCAACATCAAAACCTTCTTTCACATCAACCTGATAACTCTCCGCAATAAACCCCGACAAATACTCATCCTGATACGCTACCAGCTCTCCCAAATCCCAAGGCTCAAGCGCCCTCACATATTTCGTTGGCAACGACCTCGAACCCACCACTAACACATCATCAAAATCAACATACACCGTCCCCCACGCTGAATACCAACGCGTCTTCCTCACACGCTTCGACTTCCTCACCGATTTACCGTTCGAATCCGTCGTCGTATAATGCTCTGTCACCCAGTAATGCTCACCTCTTTGCCCTGTATAGCTCGTTGTCGTATCCGTGTCATACGTCCAGTGCGGCAAATACACCCCCTTAAATGCATGATCCGCCCGCGCAAATTCCTTCACCTTATTCGGCGCAAACCACAACCCCTTAACCCACTTCTCAAAACCAGCCCGCGCCTCGTCCTTCCCCACACGAAACGGCAACACACCCTTCGGCTTAATCAGCCGCTTCGACTCACCCACCTTCACAAGATGCAACCCACAAAACGCGCAATCAAACGCATCCATCCCCGTTGGCTTCTCAACTTCTGCTCCACACCCCTCACACTTCACCATTAACAACTCAACCGTATCTTCTCCCGCCGCCAGCTCACTTAATATTGCTTCGAAGTCCTGTTCCTTTACGACCTCATCCGACAACGCAATCTGATTCTCATACTCGCAATACGGGCACACCAACATCGCCTTCCCCGGCTCAAACGCCAGATCAGCACCACACTTCTCACAACCAAATTGCCTATCCCCCCCATCCGAGTCTTCAGCACTTTTTACAACAACGTCATTCTCAATCCCACCCGACCCCTCTGCTTTCATTTCACTCGGTATCGGCGGCGGCATTTGCTCACTCATATCTCAACACCTATCTCTCGATTAGATTTTCAAACCGGCAGGCAGCACAAACTAGACATCTAATACTTGGTTAGTCGATCAGACTCTTATCTTCACCTCCCCAAATCAGGACATTGGCGGCAACGGCGGCGGAGCCTGACCAAACAATTTCGCCACCTCACCCACCTCGCCCGCCTTCTGCCATCCACTCATCCCCCCCATCCAAACCAAAGTTTCAGCCGCCAGCGTTCCCTGCGAAATCATCCCCTTCAGCGCCGCCTCATCAAACGGCCCTGCCTGCTGTCCATTCACCGCAACATGCACCGCCAACGCACTTACGCCCGGCAACGGCGGTGGCCCACCCACTTGATTCCCCCCCTGCCCCCCTTGGACATTCTGACCACCACCCGAAGGCTGTTGCATCGAACCCATCATCTGCTGCGCCATCCCAAACCCCATCCCTAAGCCCATCCCCTCTGCTGCCCCGCCACCGTTCGGATTATTTGCCGCAGCCTCCATTGCCTCTGCCGTCTGGAATTTCGTATACGCATCCAAATTCCCAATCACACCCATACTCGTCCGTTTGTCCAGCGCCTCTTCCACCGCACTTGGCAATGAAATATTCTCAATCAACAACTTCGTCAATTCCAACCCATACGTATCAAACTCGCTCTGAATCCGATCCGTCAAAAACTGACCAAACTCATCGTAGTTCGCCGCCATGTCCAACACCGGAATCTTCGCCTCACCCACAACATCCGCAAACCTTGATGCAACAATACTTCTGAGCTGCCCATCAATCTCATCCTTCGTAAACTCACCATCCGTCCCCACAATCTCCTTCAAAAACACATCCGGCTTATCAACCCGCATCACATACGTCCCATACGCCCGAATACGTATCGGCCCAAACTCCGCGTCACGCATCATGATCGGATTCTTCGTCCCCCACTTCAGATCTGTAAACCGTCTCGAACTGACAAAATAAACCTCAGCCTTAAACGGCGACTCAAACCCATACTTCCAACCCATCAGCGTCGACAACACCGGCAAGTTCTTCGTCTCAAGCCGATACTGCCCCGGACTAAACACGTCCGCAATCTTCCCCTGATTCACAAACACCGCATACTGCCCCTCCCTTACCACCAACTGCGCACCATACTTAATCTCATTCCCATACCGCTCAAACCGATACACCATCGTATCATTCGAGTCATCCAGCCATTCAATAATGTCAATCAATTCGCCGCGCAGCTTTTTCCAAATCATCCGACTACTCCCAAAAATGTCCATCTATATATTGACTCACAAAACGAATTTGAGCGAATCCTTTGTAACCGCAACACACACAATCCACCACCCCCAGCCCCCACAATTTACCAGAAATGCAATCCCCCCCCTCCCCTACCCCCACATCTGCAACCCCTTCATTCACCAACCCGCATGACTTTCTACATCGCCTGCAACCATCCCCTCCCTCGCATGCGTCTTATATCCGCAATCCGAAATCTAAATTTCCTCACCCCTTCCTCGCTTGCGTCTTCTCTAGCACTAGCACTACACAAAAAAAGGCGACAAAGCTGATGCTTCGTCGCCCGGAGGGAAAAGAGAGACGCCAAATTTAATTTCACCCTTCTTTACTCACTTCGTCATTCCGAGGAGAACTCAAAGGGGAGCTACTTTTGACCGTCGTAGCAAACGTGCTGTTCAATTTGCCTTTTAGAAGTTGTACACTTCCGGGGCTTAACCGAGACTGAAGATCGTTGATGCTTCTTCCATTGCCTCAGGTACTTTCGTACTTATTTCTTCGACCTGTTCCATCGAGAGCTTCAACTCTTCTAGCAAACTAGGCATTATTTCTTTGTGTTCCACGCCACGTGTAAAGCCAATGCCGAGATTAGCGACAATGATGTCTGCAACGTGTACAAGGCTCGCAAGGGTTCTATGCTTTTCTGGCAGATCCCAAGGATGGTGATGGAACCCCGTCACATACGCAAAACTCTGCGGGAATTTCCATGTTCGGCATAACGCCGCACCAAATTGCTCGTGATCAGCACCTATAACCGCTTCTTCGTACTCGCGAAGCTTCCCATCAGGATTCTCTTCAAGCTTCTGCATCACCTCAACAAACTTCGGACGCTTCGCCTGAATCTCAACCATCATCCCAATATCGTGAATCAGCCCCGCCAAAAACGCTTCGTCTGGCAAACCCAGACCTATCTTCTCACCCAACAACCGCGTCGCCGTAGCACTCGCAATCGCCTGGTTCCAAAGGTCATGAGCGTCAAAACTGTTACAGATCTTCCCACCCCTAAAAAGCTTCGCCAATGAAGCCGCAATCGCGATATTCTTCACCGCGTTCAACCCCAAAAGCACAATCGCTCGATTAATCGAGCCAATCTGCCCCGGCAAACCATAAAACGCTGAATTAACCACCTTCAGAATCCGCGCACCCAGTGCCGGATCGTTCGAGATGACCTTATTCAGATCCTGAGCTGTCGAGTCCGGATCCTCAACCAACTGAATAATCTTCATCGTTACCTCAGGTAACGTTGCAATATGACTGATCTCCGCGATCGCCGCTTCAATCAACTCATTCTGTGCTTCATTGTCGGTGACTAAACCCGTTTCTGACATGATCGGAACCTCCGCTCCTATACGGTTTGGGACAGCAATTTGCGTCAACACTTCTCTTGGCAAAGAGCTGAATCATTGGCAATAACTCGCCTTTAATTCCTGCAACACCAATATCGACCGGCTGGTCAACGAGGAAGTCATCTCACAAATCGCTCTAGAACAAGTTGCATCATTACACGCCACATGTCCTGCGAAACAATCAGAAGCAGGCTCATGTGAGAAGCGTTTTTTTACGTAACGACCTATTGGTCAACGAAGCAAGTAATTTCGCAAGACGCTCTAAAACATCTTGCATCAAGACGTTCTACTTCGCATATCGGCCAATAACATGACCCACTTAATGTTTCCCCTAGTTCCGCTAACCATTTTTATCCCATCATCCCCCCCCACCCCAACGCACACCACAAACACCGCCTTCTCTTGTCGCCGCCCAATCCCCTGCATTCTGCCCTCCCTTTTCCCACTGCAACACTTCCAAAATCTCGCAATCCTGCATAATTGCCCCCACCGAATCCCCCAACCTGGGACAATCGGCCAAAACCCGTTTGTCCCAGCCTCCAAACCCCGCTAGCATCAAACTTGAACGCATCTATATATAGATTCGTATAACCCTTGATAACATCTCAAACCCGCATGCACCTCAAGCCGCAACAACCCATTAATCAATAAACACTTAGACATAATTGCTGCTCTCGTCGATGCGATCGAGCAGCCGATAGAAAGCAATACCATGGTTTGGAAAGCCTACGTGAAAAATCACCCTAAATTTGGCTCTTATTACGCCACCATCCAACGACAACCCTCTTGGGTCACCAAGATCGCGATCTTCGCTTTCGTCTTTGCTGTCGTGATCCCCATCGCCGTCCTCGTCCTCGCCGCCATCCTCGTCGCGACCATCGTCTTCACCATCCTCGCTCTCATCGCCCGCGCCTTCAACGGCCTCGCCAACATCCTCACCCCACCATCCCCATCACCTCCACATACAAACGACGATAACCAACCCCACACAAGCCAATCCCCTCACGCCTCCACCGACTATTCATCAAATAGGCCATCATCTTCACCGCCTCCTCCACCTCCCCATGATGCCGACGGCCGCCGCAATGTCCGCGTCATCCGTCGTGACTAATCCGCGATTAGTCATCAATTTCTTGAATTTTGAATTTGCGAATCACGCACAACAGCGCGACGGTTTTATGCGCACAAAATTTTTTACAGACGCGCATCTGTGCGCAAAATCGCCTGTGTATAAGTTCCCATTCTCAAGCATCTCTAACCAAAGCGTGAGATTCTTCAATCGTTTCTCACCGAAGTTGGCGATTTTCAAGCTATTTTTAACTGTTTCTGTTTTTCGATGTAAACGGCGGGCATGCCAATACATACGAACAAAAAACACGAATGATTGCGTGTTTGTGCGCGATTGCATTTTTGTACAATGTGGAATCTTTTTGCGCGAACTCTAATCATCAATTAGTACTGACACGCGCACAACAACATTCGGCCTCACACTCAAATACTTCAATCAACAGATTATTTTCGCAGTGCGAGCCAACCGCGTATGCGGCTGAAGAATTCAGTACGCGCATAACGCTCAACCCAAGGACTGTGCCCACAGCGTTCCAACTCGTGATAGTCCATCTGCGGCATGTACTGTTTGAGCAATTCATAGGTTTCGATACCGGGATGTGGATCATGCGAGCCGTGGATCATAAGTACAGGCGATGTAATCGCTTTAAAGGCATCAGGATACATACCTTCTTTTTGCAGACGAATCATATCGCACCAGGTATGTTTATGAGCAACCGCATCAAGTTTGATGGGATGCTCTGCATAGCCATCGATCTCAGCTTCGGGAAGCTTGGCGTAGTTGTAGACCTTCTCGATGAGCTTGATGTGCTGCTGCATTCGGGTATGGGGGTCCTCGATATCTGATTCGAGGCTATCGAATCGATCTTTCAACCCAGGGGCCTGATCGATGCGATCAGTGATTGTCTTCCTAAGCACAGATCGAGTGTCTTCGCTAAACGTCCCACAGCCCACAAGTATCAATGGGCCAACGATTTGCGGATATCTCGCAGCATAAGCCAAGGCGAGCATGGCTCCCCAGGATTCACCGAGAATGATCGGTTTCACACTGCATTTAGCGATGATGAGCTCGTGTAAATCACGGACATGCTGATCAACGGTGAAGATTTTGCTGGGATCTTCACTCGGGTGTAATAGATCGGTATCGCGCTGCAAGGGCTCAATGACGGTAAACCCGTCTTGAGAAAGCTTTTGCGCTATCGGCGCAGCACTACCCGCGGCTGCCGGCCCGCCGTGCAGGACAATAATTTCCCGCTTTTTGTGATGCCCACCCTGATTGTGAATACGAAACGTGATCATCTATAGCTCATGCCTCTTTGTACAACATTAGGCAACGGTTTTCCGCAAGTCATTACAGAATAAACAGATACACAAACACGACAAGCAACGTTCATGATTTCTCTGCCGGATGCGATATGAGCATACGGACTGAAGAAGCCGTTGAACCTTGCTGCGCGATGAATTATGACTTCAGTGGGGTCTCCTATAGATGCAGGGCTATTGTACTGTACGTGGCACGCGAGACCAACCATTTCCACATGTCACCGGCGCTTAAATACGGCTTGATGAGTCAAAATTTAGTTTCGGCAAGGATCGGCCTAGCCGGCCATACGGACTTATAGATAACCGCCTGCTTTGGGAAGGACTTACGAATATTGTATGAACCGGATAACAGGAGAAAGTTGATAAGCGTTTATGGATATAGGCTGAGGCTTCATGAAATGCTGTGGATGCGTTACATTGTTGAGTTATGAGCATGTATATGAATAAATCAAAAAGACAAAACGGGCAAGGTTTCGGTATCGCTGGCCACGGGGTGTGGCTTGGATGGCTGGCGGCGCTAGCGATGTGCTTGAGCATGATGGGCGGGCAAGTGCATGCACAATCACAGGCTGAGAAGGTTACGGACAAGGCGCCCAGTGGTTCGTCGAAGGTCGCGGATGCGATCAAAGATAAGGTTGTAGATGCCAAAGAGCAGATGGAGAAGGAGAAAGAGGCGGAAGCGCTGAAGGTGGATCTGACAACGCCAGGGCAGACAGTGAAAACGTTTATCGAGGCGATGGACAAGATCACGGGTTTGTGGGATGAGGCAACGATCAACGATGAAGACAAGAAGAAGCAGCAAAATATTGCGATTGCTTGCATGTGGGTCAAGGGGACCGACTATGAGACGGATAGAGCGAAGGCAGTTCTAGCTGCGAATGATTTGTACTCCGTTCTCAATAGGATCCAGGATTATTTATCGATGGGGATGCTCGATGATAAGACGTACTTGGGGAATGCGGATTATATCGATGAGGGGGCAGGCAAGAAAGAAATTACGCTGTTTCCCATTAATGATGGGCAGCAAGATGAATTTGAGAAATTGCTAAACACAACTTCTGTGCCACGAATTGTGTTGGAGCGGAATGACGCGGATGAGTGGAAGTTTGATAAAGGCACGGTTGAGCGTGCGGGGTCAATGCTTAAATTGTTTACGGAGCATGATATCAACCCAAAGCGTGGGCCGATGGTGACTTCGATTGCGCCGATGATTGAATCAGCGTTACCAAAATATCTGGTTCAGGGGGAGTTCTTGCAGATCAAGTATTGGCAATGGCTGCTTGTGCTGATTCTGATCTTCATTGGGATGGTGATTGATTTGTTCTTCCGGATCTTGGTAAAGAGCAGTTCACGTCGATTGATTAAGCGGCGTGGGATGACGGAGGATATGCATGAAACGATTAAGTACTCGGCAAGGCCGTTTGGGTTGTTGGCCGCGGCGGTGTTTTGGATCACGGCACTGAAGCTGACGTTTACAATTGGAAAGGATGAGAATCTTGCGGTTTACGTGCTATTCTCATCATTACGGATTTATATTGCGGTGATCGGGACACTAACGGCGTGGCGGTTTGTGGATTTGATCGCGATGTTTTTAGAGGCCAAGGCGAAACGCACGTCGACGAAGTTTGATGATGTGCTGATCCCGTTGATGCGAAAGACGTTTAAGGTTTTCGTGGTAGCGATCGGGATTGTGTATGCAGCGGGCGCGTTGGGGGTTTCGATCGCGCCGCTACTGGCTTCGATTGGTATTGCTTCGGTTGGTATTTCGTTTGCGATGAAGGATACTGTTGAGAACTTTTTTGGTTCGGTGGCGGTGCTGCTGGATCGGCCGTTTGATGTGGGGGACTGGGTGCTGATTGATTCGGCGGAAGGGATTGTGGAACAGGTTGGTTTTCGGTCGACACGGATCAGGACGTTTTATAATTCGCAGATTACGATTCCTAACTCGAATCTTGTGCGTGCGAAGGTTGATAACTATGGGCGGCGAAGGTATCGCCGATGGAAAACGAATCTGAGTGTGCAGTATGATACGACGCCGGATCAATTGATTGCGTTCACCGAAGGGGTGCGTGAACTGGTGCGAACGCATCCGTATACGCGGAAGGATTATTACGAGGTTTATTGCAATGAGTTTGGCGATTCGTCGTTGGATATTTTGTTGTATGTCTTTTTTGAGGTGCCGGACTGGAATACGGAGTTGCGAGAGAGGGAACGTTTGTTCTTAGATATTGTGCGACTGGCGGATGCGCTGGGTGTGAGCTTTGCGTTCCCAACACGGACGTTGCATTTATATAATGAGGAAAAGGATGCGATCCATAAGCCGAGCGAGGCGCCGCTGAGTTCTACGGAGCGGCGGGCTGAGGTTTTAGGTGTGCATGCGGCTCAACGATTGATGAAGCAGCAAACTTGGCAGAAGAAGAAGCCAGGGGCGGTGGTGATTACGGGTGCGCCGACGGATATTAAGCTGGATGACGGGGGGAATCCGGTGGTAGAGGATGAGAAGGAAGATGAAGGGAAGAAAGAATGATGAGGTGTATTGTCGTGCTATGAAGTGTCACGACGGCTATTGCATGTAACGAATAATGAATTGAAGCTTGGACGATTGTTCGAGCTTTTTTTATGATTGGATTCTTTATGTTGCAATTTGGGTTGGTGTATGATGAAAAAATGACAGATGAGTCAACTGAAATGATGGGGCCGATGGCGGATTACTTTTGGAGAAAGTGGTTGCTTGGAGGCGTTTTTACTGCGTTTCTGTTTTTCGTTGGGGCATACGCGATTGTATTTGCTGAAACAGCGCTCTATTTTCCAACGCGATACAGGTTTTATTACCGTGTTCCGCTAGAAGGAGTTGAAGCTGTACTGGTGGATGTTTGCGAGGTCATGCTGGGATTAATGTTTCACTTTGGCATGTTTTGGAAGTATCAAAAGAAATTGGAGCAGTATTATCAACCGCTGCTGTATTTAACGAGTGTTGCTTTTGGTGGATGCGTATTACTGACGGCGGGGTATTCGTTATGGACGCGATTTGTTGTGTTTATGTGATCTACAAAAGACTAACTCACGAATAGGTTATTTCAAATCCTTGAGGTTAGCAGTGACTTCGATGTTGGCGTTGAAGAGGCGGTGAAGGCCGAAGTCTTGCTCGGCTTCGTCGAGCATGGGGATAAGGCGGAATGTGATGGTTTGAGGTGGGGTTGGTGAGGTACGAGCGATGCCGATGGTCATTTCCCAAGGGCCGCGGCCTTGTACGGTGGCCACGGTTTTGGCGGGTTGATTATCGATTTGAACATTGAACTGATGAAGCATATCGATGGGGAGACGAGGACAATTGAAGTAGGTGTAGATCATATCGTCCTGGATCTTGAGAGAAAGCGGCGTATTCTTTTTGCGTAACGGAGCGGCGATGGCGCGGCGGAGTGTGATGAATTGATTGGAATCGTAATCGTGAGCGACGCGTCGAGAACGGATTTTAAAGGGTTTTTCAAGGGTTTTGGTCCAACGATGAACCACGACGGATTTGTTGCGATCGAATAGTTCGGCTGAAAAGATGACTGAGAGGGTATGTTCTTGATTGGGTTTGAGGTTATCACGTTCAATGTGCCGCATTGAGATGTCGAGTTGTTGATCGATGCTGAGGGTTTGATGGGCGGTGTGTTGTTTGCGATAACGGGCGAAGGATTGGTTTTGGTTGAATGCGTAGGTCAGGGTGTACCTGAGTGTGAGTGGGGAGACGGGGCGATCGATGCCGAGCAGAGGGCCAGAAGCGGTGAAGGTGATGGGGAGATTATTGCCTTCAAAGATTTCGGGTTTGATCTCAAATTCAAAATGAGGAAGGATGCGGTCTTGCAGTAAGGTGAGATGATTTCTGCTGAGTCTATTCTGTTGATAGGCTGCGAGCAAAAGCTGTGAGAAGGTGGGCTCATAGGTGATGAGCTCCGTGCGAGGAAAGGTTAGGAGCTCGGTGAGAAGTTCGGAGACTGTTTGCGGCTTGAGGTCGGAGTAGGCGGCGCGTTTGATGAGTTGATCCATTGCTTCAAGGTGTGAAGGTGAATCGGTTTGCGTGTATTCGAGTTGGTAATGAAGGATGTTGGAGGGGGTGAAAGCGGCGAGGGGCTGGCCGGTGGCGTCGGCGTAGAAGTCGATGGCGAGGTAGGTGAAGGCTGGGAGGATGAGGATGAGGCCAAGGATTTGGAGTTGGGGGCGTTTACGACGATTGCCGTGTGTGATGTAACGGATATCGTGGATGGGCCGACCACAATCGGGGCATTCGAGGAATGGGCGTGGGGAGCCGTAGAGATCGTATTTGCAGTATTTGCAGACGGGGTGGTTGTCGAGTTTTTTGCCAAGATGGGCGAGATAGATGAGGAGGAGGCCTGAGAAGATGGCGGCGCAGAGGATGAGGTAGAACAGCGCGTAGAGGATATCGTAGATGGTGTTACTCAATAACATGAGATGTTCCGGAAGGTATCTCAGGGCGGGGTCTGTATGTCTATGATAACACGGGTTTGGGATGATCGTAAGATAAAATCATGGGGACGACCAGCTTGTCAAGATAGGGAAGCGAAAGCCTATCTAATGATTAGGTGAGAGCGGGTTGGCGGGCGACTTTGTTGGTAGCGGTGATGGTGGTGGTGATAGCGTTGGGGTCGACATCGGTTTTTTTGATGCGTTGACGGGCTTTTTTGGCGTAATCTTTGGAGAGCTCTGTGCCAAGGTAGTCGCGGCCGAGTTGTTTTGCGGCAGCCAGTGTGGTGCCTGAGCCGGTGAAGGGGTCGAAGACGAGGTCGCCGGGATTTGAGGAGACTTTGATGATGCGATGAAGGAGCGCTTCGGGGAGTTGACAGGGGTGCCAGGTGGTGCGTTCGTGGAACGTGCCGCAGAGGCGGGACTGGTTCCATGTGTCGGAGTCGGGAGCGAAGTATTCGTCGGTGTTTTCGGTGGCGTCTTGAGGGCGAGTGTGCCAAAGGGCGGCATCGGGGAAATGGCGGAGGTACCAGGTGTCGTCGGGGAGTTTACCGGCGGGGTTAGCGCGTTTGTCGCCATAGGTTGTCATGCGGGCGGATGGGAGTGCGATGGCGTCACGGTTGAAAGCAAAAGGCGGCTTTTTGGTGAGATTCTTGGCGTTGAGTGCAGCGGTACCGACGCAATAGAAGAGGTGTGCGTGCGAACGATTGAACTTGATTTTGCAGCGCTGGCCGAAGGTGTAGTGCCAAATGATCCAGTTGCGGAACATGAGTTTGCCTTCATTTTCGAGTTTGCGAAGGTGGAGCCGGGTTTCGGCGGCGTACTCATCGCCGATGAGGATGTACATGGAGCCTGTGGGTTTGAGCAGGCGAGTGCATGCATCGATCCATGATTCTGTCCATGCGACGTAGTCGTCGTGCTCACGGTTGTCGTCGTAATGATCGTAGTTGTAGCCGATGTTGTAGGGTGGGTCTGCGAAGATGAGGTCGAGTGAGTTGGGCTGCCAACGGGACATGATTTTGTGGCAATCACCTTGGAAGAGGCGGTTGCGGGGGGCTTTACCGACGGAGGGTTGTTGGGAGTCAGTGGACATAAGTATGATTTTAATATGGATAAGATGAATGCGCAAGCTGGCGAGGTATGAGCATGAGGTTTCCCCAGAGAAGGGGGTGATCAGCGGCAGAGACGCTGGTTATCCCCTATTCGTGATGATGAGATGCTGTATACAAACGGTCATTTTGGGCTTAAAACGACAGTTTTGCATGATGTTGAGATTCAATATCATTAGAAAATTAATGGGTTGGCTGGAGTGGATAGAGGTTCTATACTAAGCCGGATTCGCCCGATCTGTGGGGTCACAGATAAAGTAGCGGGCAGTAGAAATGTCATGAAGGAGCGAAGTCATGCCACACGTGATTGCTGAACCGTGCGTCGGCACCAAAGACACTGCTTGTGTTGCAGTCTGTCCCGTGGACTGTATTCACCCAACGGCGGATGAACCTGAATTCGAAGATGCAGACATGCTTTACATCGACCCGGACACCTGCATTGATTGTGGGCTGTGTGTTGATGAGTGCCCTGTGAAGGCGATCTTCCCAGAAGAAGACTTGCCGGATGAATGGCAGTCATTTGTCGAGAAGAATGCAGAATTCTACGGCTAAATTCCCCCCATCCCCCCGTCTCCCCCCGGAAGGTTTAGGACTTGCAGGCGTCTGGTGATTGCAGGCTTGCGAGTAAACCATCCAAACAATACAGCAAGTAAATGAGCGGCTGAGCGAAATGCTTGGCCGTTTGTTTTTGCGCGGGCAAGGTGGGCTATGAGGTATGGGCAAGTTTTAGAGCATTTTTTAGTATTACTTACATGTTGACCAGTGGATTGTTTCGTAATAATTATGAATAGCATCGCCCTACTATCGATTATTTGGATCAAGAATATGGCATGTAATTACGCAAGTTGCTGTAGGTATAAAGAAGGATGAGAAGAAAGTAGACCAAACAGAGAGCGGAAGGTAGGCTTTGGGGATGAATGAGACAGTAAAGAAGCCGATGGTGATTGTGACTGAAACGTTGTCGGATGGGCCAGCAGCATGGTTGGCAGAACGCGCGGAAGTCGTGTGGTGTCCACATACGGATACTGAGAAGTTGAATGAGTTGCTGCCAAAGGCTGATGGGTTGGTGGTGAGGACTTATACATTGGTGAATGAGGCGTTGCTAGCGAAGGCGGGAAATGTGAAGGTGATTGGTCGGGCTGGGGTTGGGCTGGATAATTTTGATTTGGATGCATGTAAGGATGCGGGGGTGAGAGTGGTGTATACGCCGGACGCAAATTCGCAGGCTGTCGTTGAGTATGTGATTGCGTTGATGCTGGATGAACTTCGGCCGCGGACAGATGTGCCGACGGGGTGTGATGCGGAGATGTTTCATCAGTTGAGGAAGACGGAGATTGGGTTGCAGCTGGATCAATTAACACTGGGAATTGTGGGGTTTGGCCGCGTTGGGAAACGGTTGGGACGAGTGGCGCATGCCATCGGAATGAAGGTGATGGTGGCGGAGGTTTTGCCTGA contains these protein-coding regions:
- a CDS encoding alpha/beta fold hydrolase — encoded protein: MITFRIHNQGGHHKKREIIVLHGGPAAAGSAAPIAQKLSQDGFTVIEPLQRDTDLLHPSEDPSKIFTVDQHVRDLHELIIAKCSVKPIILGESWGAMLALAYAARYPQIVGPLILVGCGTFSEDTRSVLRKTITDRIDQAPGLKDRFDSLESDIEDPHTRMQQHIKLIEKVYNYAKLPEAEIDGYAEHPIKLDAVAHKHTWCDMIRLQKEGMYPDAFKAITSPVLMIHGSHDPHPGIETYELLKQYMPQMDYHELERCGHSPWVERYARTEFFSRIRGWLALRK
- a CDS encoding mechanosensitive ion channel family protein, with amino-acid sequence MNKSKRQNGQGFGIAGHGVWLGWLAALAMCLSMMGGQVHAQSQAEKVTDKAPSGSSKVADAIKDKVVDAKEQMEKEKEAEALKVDLTTPGQTVKTFIEAMDKITGLWDEATINDEDKKKQQNIAIACMWVKGTDYETDRAKAVLAANDLYSVLNRIQDYLSMGMLDDKTYLGNADYIDEGAGKKEITLFPINDGQQDEFEKLLNTTSVPRIVLERNDADEWKFDKGTVERAGSMLKLFTEHDINPKRGPMVTSIAPMIESALPKYLVQGEFLQIKYWQWLLVLILIFIGMVIDLFFRILVKSSSRRLIKRRGMTEDMHETIKYSARPFGLLAAAVFWITALKLTFTIGKDENLAVYVLFSSLRIYIAVIGTLTAWRFVDLIAMFLEAKAKRTSTKFDDVLIPLMRKTFKVFVVAIGIVYAAGALGVSIAPLLASIGIASVGISFAMKDTVENFFGSVAVLLDRPFDVGDWVLIDSAEGIVEQVGFRSTRIRTFYNSQITIPNSNLVRAKVDNYGRRRYRRWKTNLSVQYDTTPDQLIAFTEGVRELVRTHPYTRKDYYEVYCNEFGDSSLDILLYVFFEVPDWNTELRERERLFLDIVRLADALGVSFAFPTRTLHLYNEEKDAIHKPSEAPLSSTERRAEVLGVHAAQRLMKQQTWQKKKPGAVVITGAPTDIKLDDGGNPVVEDEKEDEGKKE
- a CDS encoding HDOD domain-containing protein, giving the protein MSETGLVTDNEAQNELIEAAIAEISHIATLPEVTMKIIQLVEDPDSTAQDLNKVISNDPALGARILKVVNSAFYGLPGQIGSINRAIVLLGLNAVKNIAIAASLAKLFRGGKICNSFDAHDLWNQAIASATATRLLGEKIGLGLPDEAFLAGLIHDIGMMVEIQAKRPKFVEVMQKLEENPDGKLREYEEAVIGADHEQFGAALCRTWKFPQSFAYVTGFHHHPWDLPEKHRTLASLVHVADIIVANLGIGFTRGVEHKEIMPSLLEELKLSMEQVEEISTKVPEAMEEASTIFSLG
- a CDS encoding DNA-methyltransferase, with amino-acid sequence MSTDSQQPSVGKAPRNRLFQGDCHKIMSRWQPNSLDLIFADPPYNIGYNYDHYDDNREHDDYVAWTESWIDACTRLLKPTGSMYILIGDEYAAETRLHLRKLENEGKLMFRNWIIWHYTFGQRCKIKFNRSHAHLFYCVGTAALNAKNLTKKPPFAFNRDAIALPSARMTTYGDKRANPAGKLPDDTWYLRHFPDAALWHTRPQDATENTDEYFAPDSDTWNQSRLCGTFHERTTWHPCQLPEALLHRIIKVSSNPGDLVFDPFTGSGTTLAAAKQLGRDYLGTELSKDYAKKARQRIKKTDVDPNAITTTITATNKVARQPALT
- a CDS encoding SPFH domain-containing protein, whose amino-acid sequence is MIWKKLRGELIDIIEWLDDSNDTMVYRFERYGNEIKYGAQLVVREGQYAVFVNQGKIADVFSPGQYRLETKNLPVLSTLMGWKYGFESPFKAEVYFVSSRRFTDLKWGTKNPIMMRDAEFGPIRIRAYGTYVMRVDKPDVFLKEIVGTDGEFTKDEIDGQLRSIVASRFADVVGEAKIPVLDMAANYDEFGQFLTDRIQSEFDTYGLELTKLLIENISLPSAVEEALDKRTSMGVIGNLDAYTKFQTAEAMEAAANNPNGGGAAEGMGLGMGFGMAQQMMGSMQQPSGGGQNVQGGQGGNQVGGPPPLPGVSALAVHVAVNGQQAGPFDEAALKGMISQGTLAAETLVWMGGMSGWQKAGEVGEVAKLFGQAPPPLPPMS